A stretch of Mucilaginibacter terrae DNA encodes these proteins:
- a CDS encoding relaxase/mobilization nuclease domain-containing protein — protein sequence MTADQVKGKGFKGALSYNLAKVAKGVAEVLASTFSRDDNAQAILKEVNLVRMQRPNLAKYFYHTSLNFPVHEDLKNEQMKAIAGDYLTAMGFGDNQHIIFRHYDADHPHLHILVNRIGYDGSLVSDSNDYKRSEQALRQMEKQYGLTEVISSKEAKERAMTKSELEMMKRTDEPSAKLKLQVLVGEVIESKHDLNIQTFIGRLEAKGVNVMFNQASTGFVSGISYGYEGLQFKGAHLGNAYKWQAIKTGTGYEQERDRTAIHEANVRTIALRAERTAAGEDSKRTAGKRTKQANGKRTNAGHSQNGAASIPEGTGELQKQLEQRSGAQLAQIAGSGHDGNQPGLSDPKDRNSRKGYQQSAEQGRQQVGNPSLPHSDLISDLLGVNDPGSGMAPVELTQNRRWKKKKKRGLSH from the coding sequence ATGACAGCAGATCAGGTCAAAGGGAAAGGATTCAAAGGCGCATTGAGCTACAACCTTGCTAAAGTGGCGAAAGGCGTAGCGGAAGTGCTCGCCTCCACCTTCAGCAGGGACGATAACGCACAGGCCATTTTGAAGGAAGTGAACCTGGTGAGAATGCAACGCCCTAATCTGGCCAAATACTTCTACCATACCTCGCTCAACTTCCCGGTCCATGAAGACTTAAAGAACGAGCAGATGAAAGCCATCGCAGGCGATTACTTAACTGCAATGGGATTTGGTGACAACCAGCACATCATCTTCCGGCATTATGATGCCGACCACCCGCACCTGCATATCCTGGTCAACCGTATCGGCTATGATGGCAGCTTGGTATCCGACAGTAACGACTATAAGCGCAGCGAACAGGCGTTGCGACAAATGGAGAAGCAATATGGCTTAACAGAGGTCATCAGCAGCAAGGAGGCCAAAGAACGGGCGATGACCAAGAGCGAGCTGGAAATGATGAAGCGTACGGACGAACCATCGGCCAAGCTCAAATTACAGGTATTGGTTGGGGAGGTTATTGAAAGTAAGCATGATTTGAATATACAGACATTCATCGGCAGGTTGGAAGCCAAAGGCGTAAACGTGATGTTCAATCAGGCCAGTACCGGCTTTGTTAGTGGCATATCGTACGGATATGAAGGATTACAGTTTAAAGGTGCCCACTTAGGCAATGCCTATAAATGGCAGGCCATTAAAACAGGAACAGGTTATGAACAAGAAAGAGATCGCACAGCAATACACGAGGCGAATGTTAGAACAATCGCCCTTAGAGCAGAACGAACAGCCGCAGGAGAAGACAGCAAACGAACCGCAGGCAAACGAACCAAACAGGCAAACGGAAAACGAACAAATGCAGGGCATTCTCAAAATGGTGCAGCTTCTATACCAGAAGGCACAGGAGAACTACAAAAGCAGCTTGAACAAAGAAGCGGAGCGCAGCTTGCTCAAATTGCGGGAAGTGGACACGACGGCAACCAACCTGGCCTTTCAGATCCAAAGGATCGTAACAGCCGCAAAGGATATCAGCAAAGCGCAGAACAAGGTAGGCAGCAGGTGGGTAATCCGTCTTTACCTCATAGCGATCTTATCAGCGATCTGCTCGGCGTTAACGACCCTGGTAGTGGTATGGCTCCTGTGGAACTAACGCAGAACCGCCGCTGGAAGAAAAAGAAGAAGCGCGGGTTATCTCATTAA
- a CDS encoding RNA recognition motif domain-containing protein: MYKLFVSGFPLEITEMELAKLIGPHGNIATMKIVRDKKTRICKGYAFIEMESLTDAENTVIALDGVMMGERALTFKISEDKPAEIKPRFSRQVSNISRGYGKPEERPASERDKRPRRPRV, encoded by the coding sequence ATGTACAAACTTTTTGTAAGTGGTTTTCCCTTAGAGATCACCGAAATGGAACTGGCCAAACTGATCGGCCCGCATGGTAATATCGCTACCATGAAGATCGTCCGCGATAAGAAGACCAGGATCTGTAAGGGCTACGCCTTTATTGAAATGGAAAGCCTTACCGATGCTGAGAATACCGTTATCGCACTCGATGGTGTCATGATGGGCGAACGGGCGCTTACGTTCAAGATCAGTGAGGACAAACCGGCGGAAATTAAACCAAGATTTAGTAGACAGGTAAGCAATATCTCACGGGGATACGGCAAACCGGAGGAACGACCGGCATCGGAAAGAGATAAACGGCCGAGACGGCCAAGGGTGTAG